CATACCAAAATCGGTAGCTATATTAAAATAGGATGAGTCATATATTTTGCGTAATTGATGCCCTGTTACATCTACACCTCCATTACCTACCCAATCTCCAACGTGAGCATTATGTGCCCAATACAATGCCTTTGAATCTTCTCCATGATACTTCAAAATCCATTCAATATTTTCGGCCATATAAATATCCCGGAAATCATGTTTACGTTGCTCAACATTTTGATTAATAGCGGTAACAAACTGGCCTAAGACTTCTATATGATGATATATTAAACTAAATTCCTCCTCGGATGTCTTGTTTTTAAATATTTTATGATTTTCAATAAAATAGCTCTTCAGTTTAGAGTAAGAAATATAGTAATCTGATTTCTCGCTTTCTTCTATATTTTGCCACAGATGTTTTTCAAATCCATCAATTACATAATCAAAACCTAGCAATTTTAAATACTCTTTAACTCGATTGACATCAGAAATTACATATTGCATTTCGCATCCATAAATGTGAATTTTATCCGTGTGATTTTGATTGTATTCTCTTAACCAATTCATTAATTGATAAAACTCCTTAGTTTTATAACGCCATGTAGAATTATGGTTTTTTAAAATGGCTTCTAAACCATCTCTTTTACCTTGAATGAAGTCATTTAAGTATTGTCCTTCTCCAAAACTGGTTTCTAAAATCAAAATCTTAAAATTGTGTTTTTTGGATAAATACTTCATTAATTCTTCCGCAAGAATGGTAAATTCAGCCGTTCCATGAGTGTCTTCACCATACCCAACAATACGTACATCTTTGAATTCTTTATCGAGAAATGAAAATGAGTTAGCTGCTATGTTTTCGAACCCAGAAGCATAATTTGCCAGCTCAGAATTGCATTGTGAATTACATGATATGTATAAAATTGAAGTTATAAAGACACTTACTGCTAATCTCATGTGTTTTATTAATTACAAAACAATTATTTCTTAGGTTTTTTCTTTCCTTCTTTTTTCCTTCTTTCTTAATAGATTTAATTATTATTTCATGCTATTTTAGATATCATAAAAAGGCAAACTAAAATCAGAAAAAGAATTGTTGCAAAATTTTCTTGCCGTTGAAGGGAATGAGGTTATTTCCCATATTCTCAAAAACAAATAATTGACTACCAATATCATTATTATATTTTGATACAACAGCAAGAAATTTTGTTGAAGCAAACATAGATTCAACTCTAAAAAAATTATAATGTAATTTGGGTTTTGTGACGAATACCCTATAAATTAGTGACGAATTATCTTTATCTAGAAGTGGATTTTATCTAATTCGGAAACATATTTTGTGCTTACCGGTAATTTCTCATTATTAATCGTCACTTCGGTCTTCGATTTTGAATGTACTTTATCTACTCGAATGATATAAGATCGGTGAATCCTAATATATTCTAAAGGGTCGGGAGTAGATTCTATAAAGCAGCCAATTTTTGTTCTAAGGGTATAGTTTTTATGCTCTGTAATAATATCAATATAATTTCCAGAGGATTTAACATATAAGATTTCGTTAGTTTTTATTTTGATTTCTTTTTTACCTTCTTTAAATAGTATATACTTTTCATTTTTGTTTACCCGTTTTATTAATAAACGCATTAGTTCTCGAGTAAAACTTCGATTAGTATACAGTATTTTTATCCTAAGAAATAAATATATCAATAAAAGAATAGCGATTAGGCATGCTAGCTGAAACCACAAGGTTTTCCAGTAAGGAAGTTTAATAATAAAAGAGTACGTCTGTACATTTTCTGAACAATCTTTCTCATTATTACACGCCTTTACCATAAAAGTATAACTACCGTGTGGTAGTGAAGAAAACCTAATTTTTCGATTATCAGAGAATTGCCATTCTTCATCAAAGCCTTCTAATTTATATTTGTATTTTAATTTATTATTGGCAAATAATATTCCTTCAACAAAAAACTCAAGGTTATTTTCATCATACTTTAATTTTTGTGATCTAGAAGTAATCTGTATAGAATCATTAACTTTTAAGCTTTTAATTTTTAAAAAATAAGCACCGGGTATATTCGATTCTAAAACAGATTTTGGAAAATAGGTTATTCCTCTTTTTGTTCCTAACCACACTGTATCATCTATAATCTCAATATCTTCTATTTCATTACTAGTTAACCCTTCTTGAACAGATACTCCTTTTATGTCGATATCCTTATCAACTCCAAATACAATCTTATTAACACCTTTATTGGTACAAGCCCATAGAACGTTTTCATTTTCAAAATAAATCTCTTTAATGGTATTACTATTTAATCCATCTTTGGTATTTATTGTATATGTACTATCTTTTTTTACAACAATAATACCTTTGCCTACTGTAGCGAGATATAGTTCTTCTTTTTTAGGATGTATATCTATATCTTCAATTCTGGCATCAAAAAATGGTGTACCCTTCGGAAAAAATGAAGTAAAAGAGGTCTCATTTTGTTTAAATAAACCTTTAGAGGTTCCTATATACAACGTATCTTTTCTAATAATTGCATCTAGGACGCGATACGGAGTATCAATAGAGTTTACATATTCTGGTGTTATTATTCTCACCGCTCCATTACTTGATGCTAAAATAGTTGAACTACCATCTGGCTCAGAAAGTTTTAATGTATAGCCTAGATCAATATTTTTATTAAATGGGGTTATGAGTCTATTATTATTATAGATGAATAACTCATTTTTTATAGTATCACTCGTAACCAAACCATGAATATTACCAGTAGATTTACTAAACATTACAGCTTTTTCGTCTTGTTTAAAACGTACGATACATCCATCGGTTGTTGAAAAATACAATGCTTTATTTTTATCCTTTGCCAGAGAATTTACATGAGGGTTTTCTATAAATGGGATTCTTTTGTTTTTGATGCAAGGGTTCTTAATATAAAATACACCAGAATTTAATGTTGAAAACCAATACCCTCCATGGTGATCTATTAAAAAATTGGTTACCGATAATCCTTCTAAAAATGTGGTGTTTGTATTTCCATTAATATCAACAATGCGAGCTCCTCCATGATGATATCCTACAAAAAACTGAGAATCATTTATCGTTTTAAGACCTAGAGGGCTATATTTATTTTTTATAGAAGTATGAATATCTCCTTTATCGGTTATAACTTCTATTAATTCTCCATTAATAAAAATTGTATAAGACTTATTTCCTAAAGTAATAGCACTTCTTAATGTACTACCTTTTAGTTTGGTTTTTACTAAATGTTTGCTAAGTTCAGTAGTATCATTACTTAAAAAGAAAAACGGGTTTTCTGAAAAAGTCTTTTTAGAAACTATATATATACCTTCTTTTAATTCAGTATCAGCCGGAGGTTGTAATATTTCCCCGCTTTTACTAATAATAATTTCACCATTAATTCCTTTTCCTCCAATATGTAACGATTGCTCAGCATCTAAATATATACTTTCTACAACCGATTTTTTACTAATCAGATTATTCAGTTTATCATTATAGTTATATAATTTTATTTCTTCAGTCTTTTCATCTATAATAAATGTTTGTTCTGTATTTTGAGTTCTACACCAAATTTGACCATTAGCCTGCGGGAAAAAATCAAAAATTGCATCTTCTAGTTTCT
This region of Aquimarina spinulae genomic DNA includes:
- a CDS encoding erythromycin esterase family protein, translated to MRLAVSVFITSILYISCNSQCNSELANYASGFENIAANSFSFLDKEFKDVRIVGYGEDTHGTAEFTILAEELMKYLSKKHNFKILILETSFGEGQYLNDFIQGKRDGLEAILKNHNSTWRYKTKEFYQLMNWLREYNQNHTDKIHIYGCEMQYVISDVNRVKEYLKLLGFDYVIDGFEKHLWQNIEESEKSDYYISYSKLKSYFIENHKIFKNKTSEEEFSLIYHHIEVLGQFVTAINQNVEQRKHDFRDIYMAENIEWILKYHGEDSKALYWAHNAHVGDWVGNGGVDVTGHQLRKIYDSSYFNIATDFGMGDFIAYPNNANEVGWDFQTFSFDKTEENTFTNCLKQYGTPNTFVNLRKAKYNDDLRLYLEKPLIVMSGAGAQYRNNETEIGYYGKAFDGIIYIDRTHKINWAE
- a CDS encoding ligand-binding sensor domain-containing protein, with the protein product MKIFRSLFLFFFAFSFAQNDYNYTSYGTNNGLSSSQIYDLYQDKKGYIWLATQKGIIRYNGYEFEKFGSNEKLEDAIFDFFPQANGQIWCRTQNTEQTFIIDEKTEEIKLYNYNDKLNNLISKKSVVESIYLDAEQSLHIGGKGINGEIIISKSGEILQPPADTELKEGIYIVSKKTFSENPFFFLSNDTTELSKHLVKTKLKGSTLRSAITLGNKSYTIFINGELIEVITDKGDIHTSIKNKYSPLGLKTINDSQFFVGYHHGGARIVDINGNTNTTFLEGLSVTNFLIDHHGGYWFSTLNSGVFYIKNPCIKNKRIPFIENPHVNSLAKDKNKALYFSTTDGCIVRFKQDEKAVMFSKSTGNIHGLVTSDTIKNELFIYNNNRLITPFNKNIDLGYTLKLSEPDGSSTILASSNGAVRIITPEYVNSIDTPYRVLDAIIRKDTLYIGTSKGLFKQNETSFTSFFPKGTPFFDARIEDIDIHPKKEELYLATVGKGIIVVKKDSTYTINTKDGLNSNTIKEIYFENENVLWACTNKGVNKIVFGVDKDIDIKGVSVQEGLTSNEIEDIEIIDDTVWLGTKRGITYFPKSVLESNIPGAYFLKIKSLKVNDSIQITSRSQKLKYDENNLEFFVEGILFANNKLKYKYKLEGFDEEWQFSDNRKIRFSSLPHGSYTFMVKACNNEKDCSENVQTYSFIIKLPYWKTLWFQLACLIAILLLIYLFLRIKILYTNRSFTRELMRLLIKRVNKNEKYILFKEGKKEIKIKTNEILYVKSSGNYIDIITEHKNYTLRTKIGCFIESTPDPLEYIRIHRSYIIRVDKVHSKSKTEVTINNEKLPVSTKYVSELDKIHF